The nucleotide window GGCTTCTCCGACAAAAATATTTGGAGAATGAAACAATTTTATGAGACTTACAAAGACTTTCCAAAACTCTCACCACTGGTGAGAGAAATTAGTTGGACAAATAATATGTTGATATTTTCGAGATGTAAATCAATTGAGGAAAAGGAATTTTATCTTAAACTTGCTAAGCAAGAAAATTACAGTAAAAGAGAACTAGACCGGCAAATTTCTGCGAGCCTTTTCGAGCGAACAATGATAGGAAATTCAACTCCCTCACCAGTGGTGAGAGAAAGTAATAACGAACTAACAAGCTCCTTCAAAGATAGTTACGTATTTGAATTTCTAAATCTACCAGAATCACATAACGAAAGAGATTTACAGCGAGGACTTGTTAAGCAAATGAAAAATTTTATTCTTGAACTTGGCAAAGACTTTCTGTTCATAGGAGAAGAATACAAATTGCAGGTTGGCAACAGCGATTTTTTCATAGACCTACTTTTATATCACCGCGGACTACAATGCTTAGTTGCGTTTGAACTTAAAGCTGACAAATTTAAGCCCGACCATTTAGGACAACTAAATTTTTACTTAGAAGCGTTAGATAGGGACGTAAAGAAGCCAAATGAAAACCCCAGTATAGGAATTTTACTATGTAAAGACAAAGACAGCGAAGTTGTTGAATATGCTTTAA belongs to Bacteroidales bacterium and includes:
- a CDS encoding DUF1016 domain-containing protein, with protein sequence MNNRFTDIIHLIKQSRKNAIKAVNSELINLYWNIGEYISKKIKQSEWGDSVITELAKFIQINEPEIKGFSDKNIWRMKQFYETYKDFPKLSPLVREISWTNNMLIFSRCKSIEEKEFYLKLAKQENYSKRELDRQISASLFERTMIGNSTPSPVVRESNNELTSSFKDSYVFEFLNLPESHNERDLQRGLVKQMKNFILELGKDFLFIGEEYKLQVGNSDFFIDLLLYHRGLQCLVAFELKADKFKPDHLGQLNFYLEALDRDVKKPNENPSIGILLCKDKDSEVVEYALSRSLSPTMVSEYKTQLPDKKLLQQKLRILFENKTD